Proteins from one Pristiophorus japonicus isolate sPriJap1 unplaced genomic scaffold, sPriJap1.hap1 HAP1_SCAFFOLD_356, whole genome shotgun sequence genomic window:
- the LOC139250235 gene encoding probable G-protein coupled receptor 139 — translation MDWNLRTIDWNVTTVDQNLRTIDWNVTTNLRTVDWNMTTVDQNLRTIDWNMTTVDRMFSWEIDILYRYYGVLSLEMRIKLAIQIIQHFYYPLLAAVGIPVNILTIGILSREKCGLSKCVTRYLVAMAVADLLVVILDLILRHIPIVYSEQFDFLWSFHVCNIHGFLLYAATDCSAWFTVTFTFDRFVAICCQKLKTKYCTERTAAVVLGTATVLNCLKDITWYFMLTGWYSLINSPWFCYAALEDSPVWLVIEILHYILNPCVPFVLILLLNALTVRYILVLSRARRRLRGPRHGDSPRDPEMESRWKSIILLLVISGNFILLWSVFLVFSIWNRMAWLGFQSVYLHLHVQEIGFMLQLLSCCTNTGIYAVSQTKFREQFKNVVKYPFTFFVKFIK, via the exons ATGGACTGGAATCTGAGAACAATAGATTGGAACGTGACAACAGTGGATCAGAATCTGAGAACAATAGATTGGAACGTGACAACA AATCTGAGAACAGTCGATTGGAACATGACAACAGTGGATCAGAATCTGAGAACAATAGATTGGAACATGACAACAGTGGACCGAATGTTCTCGTGGGAGATTGACATTCTTTATCGATATTATGGTGTACTGTCATTAGAAATGCGGATAAAATTAGCAATTCAGATTATTCAACACTTTTACTATCCCCTGCTTGCTGCTGTTGGCATTCCTG TTAACATACTGACGATTGGGATCCTGTCCCGGGAAAAGTGCggcctctccaaatgtgtcactcgctacctggtggccatggcagtggcGGATCTCCTGGtggttatcctcgacctgatactgaggcacattcccaTTGTTTATAGTGAACAGTTTGATTTTTTGTGGTCCTTCCACGTGTGTAATATCCACGGTTTCCTGctttatgcagccacagactgttctgcctGGTTCACCGTCACATTCACCTTTGACCGATTTgttgccatttgttgccagaagctgaaaacgaaATATTGCACTGAGCGAACAGCAGCTGTGGTTCTAGGAACAGCGACCGTGCTGAACTGTTTAAAGGACATCACCTGGTATTTCATGTTGACAGGTTGGTATTCCCTTATTAACAGCCCCTGGTTTTGTTATGCAGCACTTGAGGACTCACCTGTCTGGCTAGTTATCGAGATCCTGCATTACATTCTAAACCCATGTGtgccatttgttctgatcctgctgctcaatgctctcaccgtcagatACATTTTAGTGttgagcagagcccgcaggagactccggggtcccCGCCACGGGGATAGTCCCAGAGACCCGGAGATGGAGAGCCgctggaaatccatcattttactgcttgTTATATCTGGGAATTTCATTCTGTTATGGTCAGTGTTTCTGGTGTTTTCTATATGGAACCGGATGGCCTGGTTGGGGTTTCAATCTGTCTATCTACATTTGCATGTACAAGAAATAGGATttatgctccagctcctgagttgctgcacaaacacgggcATTTATGCCGTGTCCCagaccaagttcagagagcagttcaaGAATGTGGTGAAATACCCCTTTACTTTCTTTGTAAAATTCATTAAATGA